In the genome of Deltaproteobacteria bacterium, the window ACTTCCTGTAGATAAGGATTTCCTTGAAATCTGTCTGAAGGAAGAACTCGTTGTCATTGGACCCCGTCAAAGTCGTCGTCATTTTACTCTCAGGCCCTCTCCGGCGCCTTCTTTGAGATATCTCGAACTTCAACTGACAAGCCGATGCAACCTGAAATGCAGACATTGTTACCTTGGGGAGCCGAAAAAAGCGGAGCTGCCCTTGTCTCAGGTCTTATCCGTCCTGGAAGAGTTCGAAGAGATGCAGGGCCTCAGGATGCTCTTTTCAGGCGGAGAACCATTGCTGTATCCTGATCTTTCGGCTCTAAACGAGGCCCTGCCCGGTTATGCGGTCAGAAAGGTTCTTCTTACCAACGGGACACTGATCACCGAAGAAAATTATTCTGACTGGTGTCACTTCGACGAGATTCAATTCAGCCTGGACGGCCTTAAAGAGGGTCACGACGCCATACGAGGCCCTGGAACCTTCGAGCAGACGATGCGCGGGATCGAGGCAGCCGGACGCAACAATATGCCCCTTTCCATTGCCACCATGGTGCATCGCCACAACCTGAAAGAATTTGATGCCCTGTCCGACTGGATTGAGAAATTGGGGGTCGTTGAATGGAACATTGATGTGCCCTGTGCCACAGGCCGGCTTGTTGAGAATCCGGATTTTTCGGTGGCGCCTGAAGCAGGGGCGCGTTTTTTGAAATATGCCACGGGGGGAAGTTATCACGGCACAGACGAACCTTTTGCGTGCGGGTATCATCTGTGCACTATTACGGCTGAAGGAGATATTCTAAAATGCGGCTTCTTTAAGGAAACGCCCCTGGGGTCGTTGAAAGAGGGACTCGAGATT includes:
- a CDS encoding radical SAM protein, coding for MNHKTTSVVELVCKRYCSYYKPGQKEEMACQGFKAFHDFIESHPANEYFPQEHNNPLQDQYHHLLHHTLCQYCDFLIDGCDFTDPEHTGQPLPCGGYIAADLVLQQPSAIADPFLESLIPKEAFVALSPNCALKHLEKPYVYDIRNDELYEVDQKGFDFLTKCDGRRLFSELPVDKDFLEICLKEELVVIGPRQSRRHFTLRPSPAPSLRYLELQLTSRCNLKCRHCYLGEPKKAELPLSQVLSVLEEFEEMQGLRMLFSGGEPLLYPDLSALNEALPGYAVRKVLLTNGTLITEENYSDWCHFDEIQFSLDGLKEGHDAIRGPGTFEQTMRGIEAAGRNNMPLSIATMVHRHNLKEFDALSDWIEKLGVVEWNIDVPCATGRLVENPDFSVAPEAGARFLKYATGGSYHGTDEPFACGYHLCTITAEGDILKCGFFKETPLGSLKEGLEISWGRMKPIPLSQLECASCPYLLECKGGCRFRAESPLGKDPVMCALYGSQKHEEQSP